The following are encoded in a window of Drosophila simulans strain w501 chromosome 3L, Prin_Dsim_3.1, whole genome shotgun sequence genomic DNA:
- the LOC6738988 gene encoding uncharacterized protein LOC6738988 isoform X1: MLKKFVEVNAECSPSNNPYEIRTFLGNETSPEWKAENCPPRDRVCQKKPPNSTISQVLTIEDELRRIHHKAEESRFTKPYKKKCALYDDLTMCIVPQRTPAELKTHAEMRERILAARKDFGLVEHDAKVERPCPKDLVVLNSPMDMGEEEQQAEEGEEEEEGEVKPQLATPECSSDMIIIPDKRMLELKRPKSRIYLNETEVGPLEELPFSSYNPRILQEGLEGENLKTFDIIEGCSPQDLWTWNVGYQKREEHMDQEFISASLPKYENDGELTLYNIPQQLEKTFTAEIVFGNRNIYPEPKKEPNRLQYYYRPSEIGAIIVAFVETFRLNPDFWTGSTMDGILKRGVKLTKRSADLNYKSEVNDFDIIQQVAERDAAVEIKIHFSGLLKNEPNMYKALSLFFSKYNACIFTSRDLFLLIWKRCLNSFYIFDPNGRDENCERNFEEGKCSLMATRYTEHLVHLITKFSDLQPQDEFNIFEISLTQYGKLKEPPINSAENEEYHKLWAPVNENFAVKTAATGGIHQPISGNEKNASLVVSLIALIYSEFELAKLWKPGTVDDIIRYGVAYYKTLRKKFRLDGKRWKNKKPHLNVVDLPEMFLMGAFKATVRKHPFMINGHVADCKNYLESQLTMALHQLFNLPQWPSALLQIDNSVMAVWRDREFFYVFDPFRRNRTGLVVDPDDYSIKGLAVLQLHATFDSFVRVIYTNALKMRRGGKFFIHGVRTGCIRPLQVMTPQTNRFPGLQMGLPTFTDEPPMPEIKQKKSIESIPEEDRFPTVDEKEMVEELINMIINSIIKELPEPQPKRPHLYKPAQKVLLRSDQENLKALRLRIKRGYELGQEEEEDLKRVLTVEEEVALKSNFKALPDGSWIIVGTTQLPQLDEEMAKLGGLLAALVAMAVSAKYKLSTWNAELIEFSLESANSFGEDYQNYEYILACLLAKKLPDIAIGESNFSLEVKKVVKSSAMVPLRQVLVDLLVDNNRLLLVCQRFSCVIFKRYNFVYMFIGFPCNAIGYRKGGSGPACLLRFVELDALIKRIEFGCNPQGCSVMNFIVACVQMVDNNLHGRFRPWRKEDDDKEVKQETARQKRLREQRLEKMRYIDEELQKEKERIQMFLKAKQEHMDRKAGIKPEYRDIGIDEGEGEEGDEEDDMLGGEEGEEEGEEEVELKHLPGKKLPKEVRRAYKPRPIMFGYRMREKDCNFKIQGSLALEGRDEGSFKTIKPCYFASALAIISCSLRPLNQWNSYRIDRVINNAKAISKGVCELESVFERVVRHVTIDDYEFDIWIRCFEPAGMWTPTPVKKPGTPEVGLMIFKKKFGKLLNLRKYMIIFTPNGSYAIYHDEFFHVFDPYGSMEKPGQDEEEENEGDEEGGKKKKRCPKGPKRWPERNTASWVLLYDVDSLLKYIDERSAVKNWKEKNQYRFFVVDVLSHKKAAPNARILQLLTDLSIPMTCTNKQYGRPEYEICATNESLGWLELENCLPVWSRLNRRNTAGKYRNLPISKIKKFDVEIEGRLWSLWGNLHPEAPVFEDEVRGRQYLGCYVMACCAASVYRLMDWSPHLLDTIVVSGSTYFKESIDQISKEDYEFSLENLNIDCSMDTINFVVHIEHVCYGKLYRVPTFNRMNLSEALIYFFSHYQFGIVSVRKRSLAIGFCPSHDGGYFMYDCQEKDHPLFPKQQGASYMLRTRHLQVLLYCVVVTLNVPFYNIDFSIHKVEMLREGATVENEEEEGGEEGGA, translated from the exons atgttgaaaaaattCGTGGAAGTGAACGCCGAGTGCAGTCCCTCAAACAATCCCTATGAGATTCGTACCTTTCTGGGCAACGAAACGTCGCCGGAATGGAAGGCGGAGAACTGTCCGCCCCGCGATCGCGTATGTCAGAAAAAGCCTCCCAACTCCACGATCTCCCAAGTGCTAACCATCGAGGATGAGCTGCGTCGCATACACCACAAGGCGGAGGAGTCCCGCTTCACAAAGCCCTATAAAAAGAAATGTGCCCTCTACGACGACTTAACCATGTGCATCGTGCCACAACGAACTCCAGCGGAGCTGAAGACCCATGCCGAGATGCGAGAGCGTATTCTGGCCGCACGCAAGGACTTTGGACTGGTCGAGCACGACGCCAAGGTCGAAAGGCCATGTCCCAAAGATCTCGTCGTCCTCAACAGTCCCATGGACATGGGCGAGGAGGAACAACAGGCGGAGGAGggcgaggaagaggaggagggcgAGGTCAAGCCACAACTAGCCACTCCCGAATGCAGTTCTGATATGATAATTATTCCGGACAAACGCATG TTGGAGCTAAAGCGTCCCAAGAGTCGCATATACCTAAACGAAACTGAAGTTGGACCCTTGGAGGAGCTCCCCTTTTCATCTTACAATCCGCGAATCCTGCAAGAAGGCTTAGAAGGAGAAAACCTCAAGACCTTCGATATCATTGAGGGCTGCAGTCCGCAGGACTTGTGGACCTGGAATGTGGGCTACCAGAAAAGAGAGGAGCATATGGATCAGGAGTTCATATCCGCCTCCCTGCCCAAATATG AAAACGACGGCGAACTTACGCTCTATAATATACCACAACAGCTGGAGAAGACGTTTACTGCTGAGATTGTGTTTGGGAATCGGAACATCTATCCTGAACCAAAGAAGGAGCCTAACCGTTTGCA GTACTATTATCGGCCTAGTGAAATCGGTGCGATAATAGTCGCTTTTGTAGAGACCTTTCGCCTGAATCCCGATTTCTGGACGGGATCTACTATGGATGGGATCCTAAAGCGCGGAGTAAAGTTGACCAAAAGGAGCGCCGACCTAAACTACAAGTCAGAGGTGAATGATTTCGATATCATCCAACAGGTGGCGGAACGAGACGCTGCCGTTGAGATTAAGATACACTTCTCGGGACTTTTGAAAAACGAACCGAATATGTACAAAGCACTTTCCCTATTCTTCTCCAAATACAATGCCTGCATCTTTACGTCCCGGGATCTCTTCCTGCTGATCTGGAAGCGCTGCTTAAACTCGTTCTATATCTTCGATCCCAATGGACGGGATGAAAACTGCGAACGGAATTTCGAGGAGGGAAAGTGCTCACTGATGGCCACTCGCTATACGGAGCACTTGGTCCATTTGATCACCAAGTTCAGCGATCTGCAGCCGCAGGACGAATTCAATATCTTTGAGATATCGCTGACTCAGTATGGAAAACTTAAGGAGCCACCTATTAATTCGGCGGAAAACGAGGAGTACCACAAGCTCTGGGCGCCAGTCAATGAGAACTTTGCGGTAAAAACTGCGGCCACAGGTGGCATTCACCAACCAATCTCCGGAAATGAGAAGAATGCATCGCTGGTTGTGTCACTAATAGCTCTGATTTACTCGGAATTTGAGCTAGCCAAGCTATGGAAACCGGGCACTGTGGATGACATCATAAGGTATGGTGTGGCCTACTACAAAACCCTTCGCAAGAAGTTCCGCCTGGATGGAAAACGCTGGAAGAACAAGAAGCCCCACTTGAATGTGGTGGATCTGCCAGAAATGTTCCTCATGGGTGCATTTAAGGCCACCGTTCGAAAGCATCCATTCATGATAAATGGTCATGTGGCGGATTGCAAGAACTATTTGGAATCCCAGCTAACGATGGCACTGCACCAGTTGTTCAACTTGCCCCAGTGGCCATCTGCCCTGCTTCAGATCGATAATTCAGTGATGGCTGTATGGCGGGATAGGGAGTTCTTCTATGTCTTCGATCCCTTCCGGCGGAATCGAACTGGTCTGGTGGTGGATCCCGATGACTACAGCATAAAGGGATTGGCCGTGCTGCAATTGCACGCCACCTTCGACTCCTTTGTCCGCGTGATCTACACGAATGCCCTGAAGATGCGACGTGGTGGTAAGTTCTTTATCCATGGCGTGAGGACTGGCTGCATCCGACCGCTGCAGGTGATGACCCCGCAGACAAACAGGTTCCCGGGATTGCAAATGGGTCTGCCCACCTTCACGGATGAACCACCAATGCCGGAGATAAAACAGAAGAAGAGTATTGAGAGTATACCGGAGGAGGATCGATTCCCCACAGTGGATGAAAAGGAAATGGTAGAAGAGCTCATCAATATGATCATCAATAGTATTATTAAGGAACTACCAGAACCACAACCCAAGAGACCACATCTCTATAAGCCGGCCCAAAAGGTCCTCCTGCGCTCGGATCAAGAGAATCTGAAGGCTCTGCGGCTAAGAATCAAGCGGGGCTATGAGCTcggccaggaggaggaggaggatctgAAGAGGGTGTTAacggtggaggaggaggtggctcTCAAGAGCAACTTCAAGGCGTTACCGGACGGCTCCTGGATCATTGTGGGAACCACTCAACTTCCCCAGTTGGACGAGGAGATGGCCAAGCTGGGAGGTCTCCTGGCAGCCTTGGTAGCCATGGCTGTTTCAGCAAAGTATAAGCTGTCCACCTGGAATGCTGAACTAATCGAGTTCAGTTTGGAATCTGCAAACAGCTTTGGAGAAGATTATCAAAACTACGAGTACATATTGGCCTGCCTATTGGCCAAGAAATTACCGGATATTGCCATCGGCGAAAGCAACTTCAGTTTGGAGGTGAAGAAGGTGGTCAAGTCCTCGGCTATGGTTCCCCTTCGCCAAGTCCTTGTGGACCTACTTGTGGACAATAATAGGCTGCTCCTCGTTTGCCAGCGTTTCTCCTGCGTAATCTTTAAGCGCTATAACTTTGTCTACATGTTCATCGGCTTTCCCTGCAATGCAATTGGCTATAGAAAGGGTGGTTCCGGTCCAGCTTGTCTCCTTCGATTTGTGGAACTAGATGCATTGATCAAGCGCATTGAATTCGGCTGCAATCCGCAGGGTTGTTCGGTTATGAACTTCATCGTGGCCTGCGTCCAAATGGTGGATAATAATCTTCATGGACGCTTTAGACCTTGGAGAAAGGAGGATGATGATAAGGAGGTCAAGCAAGAGACGGCCAGACAAAAGAGATTGCGCGAGCAAAGACTGGAGAAGATGCGCTACATCGACGAGGAGCTCCAAAAGGAGAAAGAGCGCATACAGATGTTCCTCAAGGCCAAACAGGAGCACATGGACCGCAAGGCTGGAATTAAAC CCGAGTACAGGGACATTGGCATCGACGAGGGTGAAGGCGAGGAGggcgacgaggaggacgacatgCTTGGTGGGGAGGAGGGCGAAGAGGAAGGCGAAGAGGAGGTGGAATTGAAGCACCTACCAGGCAAGAAGTTACCCAAGGAAGTTCGCCGGGCATACAAGCCGCGTCCCATAATGTTTGGCTACAGAATGCGCGAGAAGGACTGCAACTTTAAGATCCAGGGCAGCCTGGCACTCGAGGGACGCGACGAGGGCTCATTCAAGACTATCAAGCCGTGCTACTTTGCCTCCGCCCTGGCCATCATCAGTTGCTCCTTGCGTCCCTTGAACCAATGGAACTCTTACCGCATCGATAGGGTCATCAATAATGCCAAGGCCATTTCCAAGGGTGTCTGCGAATTGGAATCAGTTTTCGAACGGGTGGTCCGCCACGTTACCATTGATGATTACGAGTTTGACATCTGGATCCGTTGCTTTGAGCCGGCTGGCATGTGGACTCCTACCCCGGTGAAGAAACCTGGCACTCCGGAAGTAGGTCTCATGATCTTCAAGAAGAAGTTCGGCAAGCTATTGAACCTGCGTaaatatatgattattttCACGCCCAATGGAAGTTATGCCATCTATCACGACGAGTTCTTCCACGTCTTTGATCCCTACGGCAGTATGGAGAAACCTGGacaggatgaggaggaggagaacgaGGGCGATGAGGAGGGCGGTAAGAAGAAGAAAAGATGCCCAAAGGGACCTAAGAGGTGGCCCGAAAGGAATACTGCCTCCTGGGTTCTGCTCTATGATGTTGATTCCCTGCTTAAGTACATCGACGAACGGAGTGCCGTGAAGAATTGGAAGGAGAAGAACCAGTATAGGTTCTTCGTGGTTGATGTCCTGTCACACAAGAAGGCCGCTCCGAATGCCAGAATCCTTCAGCTGCTTACCGATCTCTCGATCCCTATGACATGTACAAATAAGCAGTATGGCAGACCGGAATACGAGATTTGTGCCACCAATGAATCCCTTGGATGGCTAGAACTGGAGAACTGCCTGCCCGTGTGGAGCAGATTGAATCGACGGAATACGGCGGGCAAGTATCGCAACCTGCCCATCAGCAAGATAAAGAAGTTTGACGTCGAGATCGAGGGTCGCCTATGGTCCCTGTGGGGCAATCTCCATCCAGAGGCTCCTGTCTTCGAGGACGAGGTAAGAGGTCGTCAGTATCTGGGCTGCTATGTGATGGCCTGCTGTGCGGCCAGCGTTTATCGGTTGATGGACTGGAGTCCACATCTTCTCGACACCATTGTGGTCAGCGGAAGCACATATTTCAAGGAGAGCATCGATCAGATCAGCAAGGAGGACTACGAATTCTCGCTGGAGAACCTCAACATCGACTGCTCTATGGACACCATCAACTTTGTGGTGCATATCGAGCACGTGTGCTACGGAAAACTGTATCGGGTCCCCACGTTCAATCGAATGAATCTATCCGAGGCCCTGATCTACTTCTTCAGCCACTATCAGTTCGGAATTGTGAGTGTGCGAAAGCGGTCACTGGCCATTGGGTTCTGCCCCAGCCACGATGGCGGATACTTTATGTACGATTGCCAGGAGAAGGATCATCCACTGTTCCCCAAGCAGCAAGGTGCTTCCTACATGCTGCGCACCCGGCACCTACAGGTCCTCCTCTACTGCGTAGTGGTCACGCTAAATGTGCCATTCTACAACATAGACTTCAGCATCCACAAGGTAGAGATGTTGCGCGAAGGAGCCACCGTGGAgaacgaagaggaggagggTGGCGAAGAGGGAGGTGCTTGA
- the LOC6738989 gene encoding uncharacterized protein LOC6738989 has protein sequence MAAIAALPTTTLRRNNNSNTKGIKSRRNERNILTFYEKIAVIRYYEETNISRNSLAKMFHCCATQIRRILDKKKDLLQQLATLSEADASIIIEEMTRKRRKFEMSAISFLLHEWVERCIQMHLNISIRNQKLKETAMRMAAVLNLPSFRPSYRWLSRFRNKYKYEADELGYQGESPLNRDLPVEDIIVEFKHALPNFMQRELDNPGEAISKEGVMADFVNLSSENSMMSDHPEGDDEVELVTCEPTMMSSPSSTPDAAEGEIPLQAQGDQENPDDQINAGTSTLLNGVFPHLAIIHQFALMNSDVQALELISQLGVHMQQQAVSGAYHNLSLATTDGNGQADPGAIALSELPPGSIYADIDDIELIE, from the exons ATGGCTGCAATTGCCGCCTTGCCAACAACAACGTTGCgtcgcaacaacaacagcaacaccaaagGG ATCAAATCCCGTCGCAATGAGCGTAACATCCTGACATTCTACGAAAAGATTGCCGTGATCCGTTACTATGAAGAGACCAACATCTCGAGGAACAGTCTGGCCAAGATGTTCCACTGCTGCGCCACCCAAATACGTAGAATCTTGGATAAGAAAAAGGATCTGCTGCAGCAGTTGGCCACCTTAAGCGAAGCAGATGCCTCCATTATAATCGAAGAGATGACGCGCAAGCGCCGCAAGTTTGAAATGAGTGCCATTAGCTTCCTTCTACACGAGTGGGTGGAAAGGTGCATCCAAATGCACTTGAACATCAGCATAAGGAACCAAAAACTGAAGGAAACCGCCATGCGGATGGCCGCTGTCTTGAACCTGCCATCCTTCAGACCATCTTATCGATGGCTAAGCCGATTCCGGAACAAGTACAAGTATGAGGCCGATGAATTGGGCTACCAGGGCGAGAGTCCCTTGAACCGGGACCTACCTGTCGAAGACATCATTGTGGAGTTTAAGCATGCACTGCCGAACTTCATGCAACGGGAGCTGGATAATCCAGGCGAAGCAATCTCAAAAGAAGGTGTTATGGCAGATTTTGTCAATCTCTCCAGCGAAAACAGTATGATGTCCGATCATCCAGAGGGGGATGATGAAGTGGAGCTGGTAACATGTGAGCCCACCATGATGTCCTCACCTTCCAGCACACCAGATGCTGCAGAAGGGGAAATACCTCTGCAGGCACAGGGCGACCAGGAAAACCCGGACGATCAAATAAACGCTGGAACCAGTACCCTTCTGAATGGGGTTTTTCCGCATCTAGCCATTATCCACCAGTTCGCTCTGATGAACTCGGATGTACAGGCATTGGAACTTATCTCCCAGCTGGGAGTGCACATGCAGCAACAGGCTGTTTCTGGAGCATATCACAACCTGTCGCTGGCGACTACCGATGGAAATGGGCAAGCCGATCCTGGAGCTATCGCTCTTTCGGAACTGCCACCGGGAAGTATTTACGCCGATATCGATGACATCGAATTGATCGAGTAA
- the LOC6738988 gene encoding uncharacterized protein LOC6738988 isoform X2, whose protein sequence is MWATRKERSIWIRSSYPPPCPNMAFPNITENDGELTLYNIPQQLEKTFTAEIVFGNRNIYPEPKKEPNRLQYYYRPSEIGAIIVAFVETFRLNPDFWTGSTMDGILKRGVKLTKRSADLNYKSEVNDFDIIQQVAERDAAVEIKIHFSGLLKNEPNMYKALSLFFSKYNACIFTSRDLFLLIWKRCLNSFYIFDPNGRDENCERNFEEGKCSLMATRYTEHLVHLITKFSDLQPQDEFNIFEISLTQYGKLKEPPINSAENEEYHKLWAPVNENFAVKTAATGGIHQPISGNEKNASLVVSLIALIYSEFELAKLWKPGTVDDIIRYGVAYYKTLRKKFRLDGKRWKNKKPHLNVVDLPEMFLMGAFKATVRKHPFMINGHVADCKNYLESQLTMALHQLFNLPQWPSALLQIDNSVMAVWRDREFFYVFDPFRRNRTGLVVDPDDYSIKGLAVLQLHATFDSFVRVIYTNALKMRRGGKFFIHGVRTGCIRPLQVMTPQTNRFPGLQMGLPTFTDEPPMPEIKQKKSIESIPEEDRFPTVDEKEMVEELINMIINSIIKELPEPQPKRPHLYKPAQKVLLRSDQENLKALRLRIKRGYELGQEEEEDLKRVLTVEEEVALKSNFKALPDGSWIIVGTTQLPQLDEEMAKLGGLLAALVAMAVSAKYKLSTWNAELIEFSLESANSFGEDYQNYEYILACLLAKKLPDIAIGESNFSLEVKKVVKSSAMVPLRQVLVDLLVDNNRLLLVCQRFSCVIFKRYNFVYMFIGFPCNAIGYRKGGSGPACLLRFVELDALIKRIEFGCNPQGCSVMNFIVACVQMVDNNLHGRFRPWRKEDDDKEVKQETARQKRLREQRLEKMRYIDEELQKEKERIQMFLKAKQEHMDRKAGIKPEYRDIGIDEGEGEEGDEEDDMLGGEEGEEEGEEEVELKHLPGKKLPKEVRRAYKPRPIMFGYRMREKDCNFKIQGSLALEGRDEGSFKTIKPCYFASALAIISCSLRPLNQWNSYRIDRVINNAKAISKGVCELESVFERVVRHVTIDDYEFDIWIRCFEPAGMWTPTPVKKPGTPEVGLMIFKKKFGKLLNLRKYMIIFTPNGSYAIYHDEFFHVFDPYGSMEKPGQDEEEENEGDEEGGKKKKRCPKGPKRWPERNTASWVLLYDVDSLLKYIDERSAVKNWKEKNQYRFFVVDVLSHKKAAPNARILQLLTDLSIPMTCTNKQYGRPEYEICATNESLGWLELENCLPVWSRLNRRNTAGKYRNLPISKIKKFDVEIEGRLWSLWGNLHPEAPVFEDEVRGRQYLGCYVMACCAASVYRLMDWSPHLLDTIVVSGSTYFKESIDQISKEDYEFSLENLNIDCSMDTINFVVHIEHVCYGKLYRVPTFNRMNLSEALIYFFSHYQFGIVSVRKRSLAIGFCPSHDGGYFMYDCQEKDHPLFPKQQGASYMLRTRHLQVLLYCVVVTLNVPFYNIDFSIHKVEMLREGATVENEEEEGGEEGGA, encoded by the exons ATGTGGGCTACCAGAAAAGAGAGGAGCATATGGATCAGGAGTTCATATCCGCCTCCCTGCCCAAATATG GCTTTTCCAAATATCACAGAAAACGACGGCGAACTTACGCTCTATAATATACCACAACAGCTGGAGAAGACGTTTACTGCTGAGATTGTGTTTGGGAATCGGAACATCTATCCTGAACCAAAGAAGGAGCCTAACCGTTTGCA GTACTATTATCGGCCTAGTGAAATCGGTGCGATAATAGTCGCTTTTGTAGAGACCTTTCGCCTGAATCCCGATTTCTGGACGGGATCTACTATGGATGGGATCCTAAAGCGCGGAGTAAAGTTGACCAAAAGGAGCGCCGACCTAAACTACAAGTCAGAGGTGAATGATTTCGATATCATCCAACAGGTGGCGGAACGAGACGCTGCCGTTGAGATTAAGATACACTTCTCGGGACTTTTGAAAAACGAACCGAATATGTACAAAGCACTTTCCCTATTCTTCTCCAAATACAATGCCTGCATCTTTACGTCCCGGGATCTCTTCCTGCTGATCTGGAAGCGCTGCTTAAACTCGTTCTATATCTTCGATCCCAATGGACGGGATGAAAACTGCGAACGGAATTTCGAGGAGGGAAAGTGCTCACTGATGGCCACTCGCTATACGGAGCACTTGGTCCATTTGATCACCAAGTTCAGCGATCTGCAGCCGCAGGACGAATTCAATATCTTTGAGATATCGCTGACTCAGTATGGAAAACTTAAGGAGCCACCTATTAATTCGGCGGAAAACGAGGAGTACCACAAGCTCTGGGCGCCAGTCAATGAGAACTTTGCGGTAAAAACTGCGGCCACAGGTGGCATTCACCAACCAATCTCCGGAAATGAGAAGAATGCATCGCTGGTTGTGTCACTAATAGCTCTGATTTACTCGGAATTTGAGCTAGCCAAGCTATGGAAACCGGGCACTGTGGATGACATCATAAGGTATGGTGTGGCCTACTACAAAACCCTTCGCAAGAAGTTCCGCCTGGATGGAAAACGCTGGAAGAACAAGAAGCCCCACTTGAATGTGGTGGATCTGCCAGAAATGTTCCTCATGGGTGCATTTAAGGCCACCGTTCGAAAGCATCCATTCATGATAAATGGTCATGTGGCGGATTGCAAGAACTATTTGGAATCCCAGCTAACGATGGCACTGCACCAGTTGTTCAACTTGCCCCAGTGGCCATCTGCCCTGCTTCAGATCGATAATTCAGTGATGGCTGTATGGCGGGATAGGGAGTTCTTCTATGTCTTCGATCCCTTCCGGCGGAATCGAACTGGTCTGGTGGTGGATCCCGATGACTACAGCATAAAGGGATTGGCCGTGCTGCAATTGCACGCCACCTTCGACTCCTTTGTCCGCGTGATCTACACGAATGCCCTGAAGATGCGACGTGGTGGTAAGTTCTTTATCCATGGCGTGAGGACTGGCTGCATCCGACCGCTGCAGGTGATGACCCCGCAGACAAACAGGTTCCCGGGATTGCAAATGGGTCTGCCCACCTTCACGGATGAACCACCAATGCCGGAGATAAAACAGAAGAAGAGTATTGAGAGTATACCGGAGGAGGATCGATTCCCCACAGTGGATGAAAAGGAAATGGTAGAAGAGCTCATCAATATGATCATCAATAGTATTATTAAGGAACTACCAGAACCACAACCCAAGAGACCACATCTCTATAAGCCGGCCCAAAAGGTCCTCCTGCGCTCGGATCAAGAGAATCTGAAGGCTCTGCGGCTAAGAATCAAGCGGGGCTATGAGCTcggccaggaggaggaggaggatctgAAGAGGGTGTTAacggtggaggaggaggtggctcTCAAGAGCAACTTCAAGGCGTTACCGGACGGCTCCTGGATCATTGTGGGAACCACTCAACTTCCCCAGTTGGACGAGGAGATGGCCAAGCTGGGAGGTCTCCTGGCAGCCTTGGTAGCCATGGCTGTTTCAGCAAAGTATAAGCTGTCCACCTGGAATGCTGAACTAATCGAGTTCAGTTTGGAATCTGCAAACAGCTTTGGAGAAGATTATCAAAACTACGAGTACATATTGGCCTGCCTATTGGCCAAGAAATTACCGGATATTGCCATCGGCGAAAGCAACTTCAGTTTGGAGGTGAAGAAGGTGGTCAAGTCCTCGGCTATGGTTCCCCTTCGCCAAGTCCTTGTGGACCTACTTGTGGACAATAATAGGCTGCTCCTCGTTTGCCAGCGTTTCTCCTGCGTAATCTTTAAGCGCTATAACTTTGTCTACATGTTCATCGGCTTTCCCTGCAATGCAATTGGCTATAGAAAGGGTGGTTCCGGTCCAGCTTGTCTCCTTCGATTTGTGGAACTAGATGCATTGATCAAGCGCATTGAATTCGGCTGCAATCCGCAGGGTTGTTCGGTTATGAACTTCATCGTGGCCTGCGTCCAAATGGTGGATAATAATCTTCATGGACGCTTTAGACCTTGGAGAAAGGAGGATGATGATAAGGAGGTCAAGCAAGAGACGGCCAGACAAAAGAGATTGCGCGAGCAAAGACTGGAGAAGATGCGCTACATCGACGAGGAGCTCCAAAAGGAGAAAGAGCGCATACAGATGTTCCTCAAGGCCAAACAGGAGCACATGGACCGCAAGGCTGGAATTAAAC CCGAGTACAGGGACATTGGCATCGACGAGGGTGAAGGCGAGGAGggcgacgaggaggacgacatgCTTGGTGGGGAGGAGGGCGAAGAGGAAGGCGAAGAGGAGGTGGAATTGAAGCACCTACCAGGCAAGAAGTTACCCAAGGAAGTTCGCCGGGCATACAAGCCGCGTCCCATAATGTTTGGCTACAGAATGCGCGAGAAGGACTGCAACTTTAAGATCCAGGGCAGCCTGGCACTCGAGGGACGCGACGAGGGCTCATTCAAGACTATCAAGCCGTGCTACTTTGCCTCCGCCCTGGCCATCATCAGTTGCTCCTTGCGTCCCTTGAACCAATGGAACTCTTACCGCATCGATAGGGTCATCAATAATGCCAAGGCCATTTCCAAGGGTGTCTGCGAATTGGAATCAGTTTTCGAACGGGTGGTCCGCCACGTTACCATTGATGATTACGAGTTTGACATCTGGATCCGTTGCTTTGAGCCGGCTGGCATGTGGACTCCTACCCCGGTGAAGAAACCTGGCACTCCGGAAGTAGGTCTCATGATCTTCAAGAAGAAGTTCGGCAAGCTATTGAACCTGCGTaaatatatgattattttCACGCCCAATGGAAGTTATGCCATCTATCACGACGAGTTCTTCCACGTCTTTGATCCCTACGGCAGTATGGAGAAACCTGGacaggatgaggaggaggagaacgaGGGCGATGAGGAGGGCGGTAAGAAGAAGAAAAGATGCCCAAAGGGACCTAAGAGGTGGCCCGAAAGGAATACTGCCTCCTGGGTTCTGCTCTATGATGTTGATTCCCTGCTTAAGTACATCGACGAACGGAGTGCCGTGAAGAATTGGAAGGAGAAGAACCAGTATAGGTTCTTCGTGGTTGATGTCCTGTCACACAAGAAGGCCGCTCCGAATGCCAGAATCCTTCAGCTGCTTACCGATCTCTCGATCCCTATGACATGTACAAATAAGCAGTATGGCAGACCGGAATACGAGATTTGTGCCACCAATGAATCCCTTGGATGGCTAGAACTGGAGAACTGCCTGCCCGTGTGGAGCAGATTGAATCGACGGAATACGGCGGGCAAGTATCGCAACCTGCCCATCAGCAAGATAAAGAAGTTTGACGTCGAGATCGAGGGTCGCCTATGGTCCCTGTGGGGCAATCTCCATCCAGAGGCTCCTGTCTTCGAGGACGAGGTAAGAGGTCGTCAGTATCTGGGCTGCTATGTGATGGCCTGCTGTGCGGCCAGCGTTTATCGGTTGATGGACTGGAGTCCACATCTTCTCGACACCATTGTGGTCAGCGGAAGCACATATTTCAAGGAGAGCATCGATCAGATCAGCAAGGAGGACTACGAATTCTCGCTGGAGAACCTCAACATCGACTGCTCTATGGACACCATCAACTTTGTGGTGCATATCGAGCACGTGTGCTACGGAAAACTGTATCGGGTCCCCACGTTCAATCGAATGAATCTATCCGAGGCCCTGATCTACTTCTTCAGCCACTATCAGTTCGGAATTGTGAGTGTGCGAAAGCGGTCACTGGCCATTGGGTTCTGCCCCAGCCACGATGGCGGATACTTTATGTACGATTGCCAGGAGAAGGATCATCCACTGTTCCCCAAGCAGCAAGGTGCTTCCTACATGCTGCGCACCCGGCACCTACAGGTCCTCCTCTACTGCGTAGTGGTCACGCTAAATGTGCCATTCTACAACATAGACTTCAGCATCCACAAGGTAGAGATGTTGCGCGAAGGAGCCACCGTGGAgaacgaagaggaggagggTGGCGAAGAGGGAGGTGCTTGA